A section of the Oncorhynchus nerka isolate Pitt River linkage group LG3, Oner_Uvic_2.0, whole genome shotgun sequence genome encodes:
- the LOC115103512 gene encoding T-cell differentiation antigen CD6-like isoform X2, which yields MIRSVTCIICLIVINIKRTKLFPVEEYAQRTPGLTVFCEMELFRTTILLSVLVLSQGFLNKDYSVPGNFSGSRETDEQQTSNLTISHPPRLSQHCSGVVEVLHRGLWRPVTFDLGSAEWAKVVEDICTNLSCGAVYELRQNGTATLNYSSSTCLSQCVYRDLLVENCTELSYTDCSNLTEITCGHQAVRLAGGSHHCEGRVELWREEKWGTVCDDSWDLRDGGVVCAQLGCGSALNVSGEDGSFEAGVGLVLLDEVNCGGSERNLWECPSMGTVNDCGHKEDAAVVCSGIPSQPGNETAEQNTQTSTTGSVLLVTSAESRSSPPVAAVWGCIALSIALLLTLLSNASLFLSYRRRAALLVHQRQDGRLLSIQSQHTDRGESVNLLTVTMDTADYTPQYLSKQPSQNDTEASCDSDYENDDFNDQPSVAMATALVRVLDNGVSTSREPWETTQTAETSDAPEKYNIVTETINGIERNNTATQSCHSLVSSSTSSGECYENIETLEKELLDSGPDLRKTALTDLICGREPSLGSSSSTSSGESYYNVGMAVEQHLQSENTYTHSPVQSTSTHQDQQQPVNSSCHLLSNQNQEDSSSSSSSELYENIGVQDEEGIGDATVKEDPDQSLSDSDYDDITNY from the exons ATGATAAGATCAGTAACTTGCATTATTTGTTTGATTGTTATTAATATTAAAAGAACAAAGTTGTTTCCGGTTGAGGAGTATGCTCAAAGGACCCCGGGCCTAACTGTTTTCTGTGAGATGGAACTGTTCAGGACAACAATACTTCTGTCAGTTCTGGTTCTCTCTCAAG GCTTTCTAAATAAAGACTACTCTGTTCCGGGGAACTTCTCTGGGTCGAGAGAGACTGATGAGCAGCAGACATCCAATCTTA CCATATCTCACCCCCCCAGGCTATCTCAGCACTGCTCTGGGGTTGTCGAGGTGCTCCATCGAGGGCTGTGGAGGCCGGTGACCTTTGACCTTGGGTCTGCAGAGTGGGCCAAAGTGGTGGAGGACATATGTACCAACCTGAGCTGCGGGGCAGTGTATGAGCTCCGACAGAATGGCACAGCTACTTTAAACTACTCCAGCTCAACGTGTCTGAGCCAGTGTGTCTACAGAGACCTACTGGTGGAGAACTGTACAGAGCTCTCATACACGGACTGCTCTAACCTGACTGAGATAACCTGTG GGCACCAGGCCGTGCGATTGGCTGGAGGCTCACACCACTGTGAAGGACGGGTGGAGTTGTGGAGAGAGGAAAAATGGGGAACGGTGTGTGACGATAGTTGGGACCTGAGAGATGGGGGCGTGGTCTGTGCTCAATTGGGCTGTGGCTCTGCCCTAAATGTGAGTGGGGAGGACGGGTCCTTTGAAGCGGGTGTTGGTCTGGTTCTCTTAGATGAAGTGAACTGTGGGGGGAGCGAGAGGAACCTATGGGAGTGTCCCTCCATGGGGACAGTCAACGACTGTGGACACAAAGAGGACGCTGCAGTGGTTTGTTCAG GAATTCCATCTCAACCAGGCAACGAGACGGCAGAACAGAACACCCAGACTTCAACCACAG GCTCAGTTCTACTAGTCACCAGTGCAGAGAGCCGGTCCTCTCCTCCCGTAGCTGCTGTCTGGGGCTGCATCGCATTGTCTATAGCcctcctcctcacactcctcTCCAATGCTTCACTCTTCCTGTCTTACAGGAGGAGAGCTG CACTTCTGGTTCACCAAAGACAAGATGGCCGCTTGCTGTCCATCCAGTCTCAACACACCGACCGAGGGGAGAGTGTCAACCTCCTCACAGTCACCATGGACACAGCTGATTACA CTCCACAGTACCTTTCCAAACAGCCCTCTCAGAATGACACCGAAGCCTCGTGTGACTCTGACTATGAAAACGATGACTTCAATGACCAACCCTCTGTTGCCATGGCTACTGCACTTG TCAGGGTCCTTGACAATGGAGTGAGCACAAGCAGAGAGCCATGGGAAACCACGCAGACAGCAGAGACCTCTGACGCTCCTGAGAAATATAATATTGTTACTGAGACAATCAATGGCATTGAGAGAAATAACACTGCCACCCAAAGCT GTCATTCGCTGGTGTCATCCAGCACGTCTTCTGGGGAATGCTATGAGAACATTGAGACACTGGAGAAGGAGCTGCTGGACTCAG GTCCAGATTTGAGAAAAACTGCCCTCACAGACTTGATCTGTGGAAGAGAGCCATCCTTGGGATCGAGTAGCAGTACATCATCAGGGGAATCCTACTACAACGTGGGGATGGCAGTGGAACAGCATCTACAGTCAG AGAACACCTATACGCATTCCCCTGTGCAATCAACCAGTACACACCAGGATCAGCAACAGCCTGTGAACAGTAGCTGCCACCTACTGAGCAATCAAAATCAAG
- the LOC115103512 gene encoding T-cell differentiation antigen CD6-like isoform X3, protein MELFRTTILLSVLVLSQGFLNKDYSVPGNFSGSRETDEQQTSNLTISHPPRLSQHCSGVVEVLHRGLWRPVTFDLGSAEWAKVVEDICTNLSCGAVYELRQNGTATLNYSSSTCLSQCVYRDLLVENCTELSYTDCSNLTEITCGHQAVRLAGGSHHCEGRVELWREEKWGTVCDDSWDLRDGGVVCAQLGCGSALNVSGEDGSFEAGVGLVLLDEVNCGGSERNLWECPSMGTVNDCGHKEDAAVVCSGIPSQPGNETAEQNTQTSTTGSVLLVTSAESRSSPPVAAVWGCIALSIALLLTLLSNASLFLSYRRRAALLVHQRQDGRLLSIQSQHTDRGESVNLLTVTMDTADYSEFLLVHLSSLCPLVTCNFRECLISSSVPFVIFSVAFHAAPQYLSKQPSQNDTEASCDSDYENDDFNDQPSVAMATALVRVLDNGVSTSREPWETTQTAETSDAPEKYNIVTETINGIERNNTATQSCHSLVSSSTSSGECYENIETLEKELLDSGPDLRKTALTDLICGREPSLGSSSSTSSGESYYNVGMAVEQHLQSENTYTHSPVQSTSTHQDQQQPVNSSCHLLSNQNQEDSSSSSSSELYENIGVQDEEGIGDATVKEDPDQSLSDSDYDDITNY, encoded by the exons ATGGAACTGTTCAGGACAACAATACTTCTGTCAGTTCTGGTTCTCTCTCAAG GCTTTCTAAATAAAGACTACTCTGTTCCGGGGAACTTCTCTGGGTCGAGAGAGACTGATGAGCAGCAGACATCCAATCTTA CCATATCTCACCCCCCCAGGCTATCTCAGCACTGCTCTGGGGTTGTCGAGGTGCTCCATCGAGGGCTGTGGAGGCCGGTGACCTTTGACCTTGGGTCTGCAGAGTGGGCCAAAGTGGTGGAGGACATATGTACCAACCTGAGCTGCGGGGCAGTGTATGAGCTCCGACAGAATGGCACAGCTACTTTAAACTACTCCAGCTCAACGTGTCTGAGCCAGTGTGTCTACAGAGACCTACTGGTGGAGAACTGTACAGAGCTCTCATACACGGACTGCTCTAACCTGACTGAGATAACCTGTG GGCACCAGGCCGTGCGATTGGCTGGAGGCTCACACCACTGTGAAGGACGGGTGGAGTTGTGGAGAGAGGAAAAATGGGGAACGGTGTGTGACGATAGTTGGGACCTGAGAGATGGGGGCGTGGTCTGTGCTCAATTGGGCTGTGGCTCTGCCCTAAATGTGAGTGGGGAGGACGGGTCCTTTGAAGCGGGTGTTGGTCTGGTTCTCTTAGATGAAGTGAACTGTGGGGGGAGCGAGAGGAACCTATGGGAGTGTCCCTCCATGGGGACAGTCAACGACTGTGGACACAAAGAGGACGCTGCAGTGGTTTGTTCAG GAATTCCATCTCAACCAGGCAACGAGACGGCAGAACAGAACACCCAGACTTCAACCACAG GCTCAGTTCTACTAGTCACCAGTGCAGAGAGCCGGTCCTCTCCTCCCGTAGCTGCTGTCTGGGGCTGCATCGCATTGTCTATAGCcctcctcctcacactcctcTCCAATGCTTCACTCTTCCTGTCTTACAGGAGGAGAGCTG CACTTCTGGTTCACCAAAGACAAGATGGCCGCTTGCTGTCCATCCAGTCTCAACACACCGACCGAGGGGAGAGTGTCAACCTCCTCACAGTCACCATGGACACAGCTGATTACAGTGAGTTCCTACTGGTGCACTTGTCCTCTCTGTGCCCATTAGTTACTTGCAATTTTAGGGAATGTCTTATTAGTTCAAGTGTCCCATTTGTCATTTTCTCTGTGGCCTTTCATGCAGCTCCACAGTACCTTTCCAAACAGCCCTCTCAGAATGACACCGAAGCCTCGTGTGACTCTGACTATGAAAACGATGACTTCAATGACCAACCCTCTGTTGCCATGGCTACTGCACTTG TCAGGGTCCTTGACAATGGAGTGAGCACAAGCAGAGAGCCATGGGAAACCACGCAGACAGCAGAGACCTCTGACGCTCCTGAGAAATATAATATTGTTACTGAGACAATCAATGGCATTGAGAGAAATAACACTGCCACCCAAAGCT GTCATTCGCTGGTGTCATCCAGCACGTCTTCTGGGGAATGCTATGAGAACATTGAGACACTGGAGAAGGAGCTGCTGGACTCAG GTCCAGATTTGAGAAAAACTGCCCTCACAGACTTGATCTGTGGAAGAGAGCCATCCTTGGGATCGAGTAGCAGTACATCATCAGGGGAATCCTACTACAACGTGGGGATGGCAGTGGAACAGCATCTACAGTCAG AGAACACCTATACGCATTCCCCTGTGCAATCAACCAGTACACACCAGGATCAGCAACAGCCTGTGAACAGTAGCTGCCACCTACTGAGCAATCAAAATCAAG
- the LOC115103512 gene encoding T-cell differentiation antigen CD6-like isoform X5, producing the protein MIRSVTCIICLIVINIKRTKLFPVEEYAQRTPGLTVFCEMELFRTTILLSVLVLSQGFLNKDYSVPGNFSGSRETDEQQTSNLRHQAVRLAGGSHHCEGRVELWREEKWGTVCDDSWDLRDGGVVCAQLGCGSALNVSGEDGSFEAGVGLVLLDEVNCGGSERNLWECPSMGTVNDCGHKEDAAVVCSGIPSQPGNETAEQNTQTSTTGSVLLVTSAESRSSPPVAAVWGCIALSIALLLTLLSNASLFLSYRRRAALLVHQRQDGRLLSIQSQHTDRGESVNLLTVTMDTADYTPQYLSKQPSQNDTEASCDSDYENDDFNDQPSVAMATALVRVLDNGVSTSREPWETTQTAETSDAPEKYNIVTETINGIERNNTATQSCHSLVSSSTSSGECYENIETLEKELLDSGPDLRKTALTDLICGREPSLGSSSSTSSGESYYNVGMAVEQHLQSENTYTHSPVQSTSTHQDQQQPVNSSCHLLSNQNQEDSSSSSSSELYENIGVQDEEGIGDATVKEDPDQSLSDSDYDDITNY; encoded by the exons ATGATAAGATCAGTAACTTGCATTATTTGTTTGATTGTTATTAATATTAAAAGAACAAAGTTGTTTCCGGTTGAGGAGTATGCTCAAAGGACCCCGGGCCTAACTGTTTTCTGTGAGATGGAACTGTTCAGGACAACAATACTTCTGTCAGTTCTGGTTCTCTCTCAAG GCTTTCTAAATAAAGACTACTCTGTTCCGGGGAACTTCTCTGGGTCGAGAGAGACTGATGAGCAGCAGACATCCAATCTTA GGCACCAGGCCGTGCGATTGGCTGGAGGCTCACACCACTGTGAAGGACGGGTGGAGTTGTGGAGAGAGGAAAAATGGGGAACGGTGTGTGACGATAGTTGGGACCTGAGAGATGGGGGCGTGGTCTGTGCTCAATTGGGCTGTGGCTCTGCCCTAAATGTGAGTGGGGAGGACGGGTCCTTTGAAGCGGGTGTTGGTCTGGTTCTCTTAGATGAAGTGAACTGTGGGGGGAGCGAGAGGAACCTATGGGAGTGTCCCTCCATGGGGACAGTCAACGACTGTGGACACAAAGAGGACGCTGCAGTGGTTTGTTCAG GAATTCCATCTCAACCAGGCAACGAGACGGCAGAACAGAACACCCAGACTTCAACCACAG GCTCAGTTCTACTAGTCACCAGTGCAGAGAGCCGGTCCTCTCCTCCCGTAGCTGCTGTCTGGGGCTGCATCGCATTGTCTATAGCcctcctcctcacactcctcTCCAATGCTTCACTCTTCCTGTCTTACAGGAGGAGAGCTG CACTTCTGGTTCACCAAAGACAAGATGGCCGCTTGCTGTCCATCCAGTCTCAACACACCGACCGAGGGGAGAGTGTCAACCTCCTCACAGTCACCATGGACACAGCTGATTACA CTCCACAGTACCTTTCCAAACAGCCCTCTCAGAATGACACCGAAGCCTCGTGTGACTCTGACTATGAAAACGATGACTTCAATGACCAACCCTCTGTTGCCATGGCTACTGCACTTG TCAGGGTCCTTGACAATGGAGTGAGCACAAGCAGAGAGCCATGGGAAACCACGCAGACAGCAGAGACCTCTGACGCTCCTGAGAAATATAATATTGTTACTGAGACAATCAATGGCATTGAGAGAAATAACACTGCCACCCAAAGCT GTCATTCGCTGGTGTCATCCAGCACGTCTTCTGGGGAATGCTATGAGAACATTGAGACACTGGAGAAGGAGCTGCTGGACTCAG GTCCAGATTTGAGAAAAACTGCCCTCACAGACTTGATCTGTGGAAGAGAGCCATCCTTGGGATCGAGTAGCAGTACATCATCAGGGGAATCCTACTACAACGTGGGGATGGCAGTGGAACAGCATCTACAGTCAG AGAACACCTATACGCATTCCCCTGTGCAATCAACCAGTACACACCAGGATCAGCAACAGCCTGTGAACAGTAGCTGCCACCTACTGAGCAATCAAAATCAAG
- the LOC115103512 gene encoding T-cell differentiation antigen CD6-like isoform X1: MIRSVTCIICLIVINIKRTKLFPVEEYAQRTPGLTVFCEMELFRTTILLSVLVLSQGFLNKDYSVPGNFSGSRETDEQQTSNLTISHPPRLSQHCSGVVEVLHRGLWRPVTFDLGSAEWAKVVEDICTNLSCGAVYELRQNGTATLNYSSSTCLSQCVYRDLLVENCTELSYTDCSNLTEITCGHQAVRLAGGSHHCEGRVELWREEKWGTVCDDSWDLRDGGVVCAQLGCGSALNVSGEDGSFEAGVGLVLLDEVNCGGSERNLWECPSMGTVNDCGHKEDAAVVCSGIPSQPGNETAEQNTQTSTTGSVLLVTSAESRSSPPVAAVWGCIALSIALLLTLLSNASLFLSYRRRAALLVHQRQDGRLLSIQSQHTDRGESVNLLTVTMDTADYSEFLLVHLSSLCPLVTCNFRECLISSSVPFVIFSVAFHAAPQYLSKQPSQNDTEASCDSDYENDDFNDQPSVAMATALVRVLDNGVSTSREPWETTQTAETSDAPEKYNIVTETINGIERNNTATQSCHSLVSSSTSSGECYENIETLEKELLDSGPDLRKTALTDLICGREPSLGSSSSTSSGESYYNVGMAVEQHLQSENTYTHSPVQSTSTHQDQQQPVNSSCHLLSNQNQEDSSSSSSSELYENIGVQDEEGIGDATVKEDPDQSLSDSDYDDITNY; encoded by the exons ATGATAAGATCAGTAACTTGCATTATTTGTTTGATTGTTATTAATATTAAAAGAACAAAGTTGTTTCCGGTTGAGGAGTATGCTCAAAGGACCCCGGGCCTAACTGTTTTCTGTGAGATGGAACTGTTCAGGACAACAATACTTCTGTCAGTTCTGGTTCTCTCTCAAG GCTTTCTAAATAAAGACTACTCTGTTCCGGGGAACTTCTCTGGGTCGAGAGAGACTGATGAGCAGCAGACATCCAATCTTA CCATATCTCACCCCCCCAGGCTATCTCAGCACTGCTCTGGGGTTGTCGAGGTGCTCCATCGAGGGCTGTGGAGGCCGGTGACCTTTGACCTTGGGTCTGCAGAGTGGGCCAAAGTGGTGGAGGACATATGTACCAACCTGAGCTGCGGGGCAGTGTATGAGCTCCGACAGAATGGCACAGCTACTTTAAACTACTCCAGCTCAACGTGTCTGAGCCAGTGTGTCTACAGAGACCTACTGGTGGAGAACTGTACAGAGCTCTCATACACGGACTGCTCTAACCTGACTGAGATAACCTGTG GGCACCAGGCCGTGCGATTGGCTGGAGGCTCACACCACTGTGAAGGACGGGTGGAGTTGTGGAGAGAGGAAAAATGGGGAACGGTGTGTGACGATAGTTGGGACCTGAGAGATGGGGGCGTGGTCTGTGCTCAATTGGGCTGTGGCTCTGCCCTAAATGTGAGTGGGGAGGACGGGTCCTTTGAAGCGGGTGTTGGTCTGGTTCTCTTAGATGAAGTGAACTGTGGGGGGAGCGAGAGGAACCTATGGGAGTGTCCCTCCATGGGGACAGTCAACGACTGTGGACACAAAGAGGACGCTGCAGTGGTTTGTTCAG GAATTCCATCTCAACCAGGCAACGAGACGGCAGAACAGAACACCCAGACTTCAACCACAG GCTCAGTTCTACTAGTCACCAGTGCAGAGAGCCGGTCCTCTCCTCCCGTAGCTGCTGTCTGGGGCTGCATCGCATTGTCTATAGCcctcctcctcacactcctcTCCAATGCTTCACTCTTCCTGTCTTACAGGAGGAGAGCTG CACTTCTGGTTCACCAAAGACAAGATGGCCGCTTGCTGTCCATCCAGTCTCAACACACCGACCGAGGGGAGAGTGTCAACCTCCTCACAGTCACCATGGACACAGCTGATTACAGTGAGTTCCTACTGGTGCACTTGTCCTCTCTGTGCCCATTAGTTACTTGCAATTTTAGGGAATGTCTTATTAGTTCAAGTGTCCCATTTGTCATTTTCTCTGTGGCCTTTCATGCAGCTCCACAGTACCTTTCCAAACAGCCCTCTCAGAATGACACCGAAGCCTCGTGTGACTCTGACTATGAAAACGATGACTTCAATGACCAACCCTCTGTTGCCATGGCTACTGCACTTG TCAGGGTCCTTGACAATGGAGTGAGCACAAGCAGAGAGCCATGGGAAACCACGCAGACAGCAGAGACCTCTGACGCTCCTGAGAAATATAATATTGTTACTGAGACAATCAATGGCATTGAGAGAAATAACACTGCCACCCAAAGCT GTCATTCGCTGGTGTCATCCAGCACGTCTTCTGGGGAATGCTATGAGAACATTGAGACACTGGAGAAGGAGCTGCTGGACTCAG GTCCAGATTTGAGAAAAACTGCCCTCACAGACTTGATCTGTGGAAGAGAGCCATCCTTGGGATCGAGTAGCAGTACATCATCAGGGGAATCCTACTACAACGTGGGGATGGCAGTGGAACAGCATCTACAGTCAG AGAACACCTATACGCATTCCCCTGTGCAATCAACCAGTACACACCAGGATCAGCAACAGCCTGTGAACAGTAGCTGCCACCTACTGAGCAATCAAAATCAAG
- the LOC115103512 gene encoding T-cell differentiation antigen CD6-like isoform X4, which produces MLYNMYCTCDYTTWGNINSHLYFTLILILHLPTPPAISHPPRLSQHCSGVVEVLHRGLWRPVTFDLGSAEWAKVVEDICTNLSCGAVYELRQNGTATLNYSSSTCLSQCVYRDLLVENCTELSYTDCSNLTEITCGHQAVRLAGGSHHCEGRVELWREEKWGTVCDDSWDLRDGGVVCAQLGCGSALNVSGEDGSFEAGVGLVLLDEVNCGGSERNLWECPSMGTVNDCGHKEDAAVVCSGIPSQPGNETAEQNTQTSTTGSVLLVTSAESRSSPPVAAVWGCIALSIALLLTLLSNASLFLSYRRRAALLVHQRQDGRLLSIQSQHTDRGESVNLLTVTMDTADYTPQYLSKQPSQNDTEASCDSDYENDDFNDQPSVAMATALVRVLDNGVSTSREPWETTQTAETSDAPEKYNIVTETINGIERNNTATQSCHSLVSSSTSSGECYENIETLEKELLDSGPDLRKTALTDLICGREPSLGSSSSTSSGESYYNVGMAVEQHLQSENTYTHSPVQSTSTHQDQQQPVNSSCHLLSNQNQEDSSSSSSSELYENIGVQDEEGIGDATVKEDPDQSLSDSDYDDITNY; this is translated from the exons ATGCTGTAtaacatgtactgtacatgtgactacACTACATGGGGAAATATAAACAGCCATCTGTATTTCACTCTCATATTGATTCTGCATCTCCCCACCCCTCCAGCCATATCTCACCCCCCCAGGCTATCTCAGCACTGCTCTGGGGTTGTCGAGGTGCTCCATCGAGGGCTGTGGAGGCCGGTGACCTTTGACCTTGGGTCTGCAGAGTGGGCCAAAGTGGTGGAGGACATATGTACCAACCTGAGCTGCGGGGCAGTGTATGAGCTCCGACAGAATGGCACAGCTACTTTAAACTACTCCAGCTCAACGTGTCTGAGCCAGTGTGTCTACAGAGACCTACTGGTGGAGAACTGTACAGAGCTCTCATACACGGACTGCTCTAACCTGACTGAGATAACCTGTG GGCACCAGGCCGTGCGATTGGCTGGAGGCTCACACCACTGTGAAGGACGGGTGGAGTTGTGGAGAGAGGAAAAATGGGGAACGGTGTGTGACGATAGTTGGGACCTGAGAGATGGGGGCGTGGTCTGTGCTCAATTGGGCTGTGGCTCTGCCCTAAATGTGAGTGGGGAGGACGGGTCCTTTGAAGCGGGTGTTGGTCTGGTTCTCTTAGATGAAGTGAACTGTGGGGGGAGCGAGAGGAACCTATGGGAGTGTCCCTCCATGGGGACAGTCAACGACTGTGGACACAAAGAGGACGCTGCAGTGGTTTGTTCAG GAATTCCATCTCAACCAGGCAACGAGACGGCAGAACAGAACACCCAGACTTCAACCACAG GCTCAGTTCTACTAGTCACCAGTGCAGAGAGCCGGTCCTCTCCTCCCGTAGCTGCTGTCTGGGGCTGCATCGCATTGTCTATAGCcctcctcctcacactcctcTCCAATGCTTCACTCTTCCTGTCTTACAGGAGGAGAGCTG CACTTCTGGTTCACCAAAGACAAGATGGCCGCTTGCTGTCCATCCAGTCTCAACACACCGACCGAGGGGAGAGTGTCAACCTCCTCACAGTCACCATGGACACAGCTGATTACA CTCCACAGTACCTTTCCAAACAGCCCTCTCAGAATGACACCGAAGCCTCGTGTGACTCTGACTATGAAAACGATGACTTCAATGACCAACCCTCTGTTGCCATGGCTACTGCACTTG TCAGGGTCCTTGACAATGGAGTGAGCACAAGCAGAGAGCCATGGGAAACCACGCAGACAGCAGAGACCTCTGACGCTCCTGAGAAATATAATATTGTTACTGAGACAATCAATGGCATTGAGAGAAATAACACTGCCACCCAAAGCT GTCATTCGCTGGTGTCATCCAGCACGTCTTCTGGGGAATGCTATGAGAACATTGAGACACTGGAGAAGGAGCTGCTGGACTCAG GTCCAGATTTGAGAAAAACTGCCCTCACAGACTTGATCTGTGGAAGAGAGCCATCCTTGGGATCGAGTAGCAGTACATCATCAGGGGAATCCTACTACAACGTGGGGATGGCAGTGGAACAGCATCTACAGTCAG AGAACACCTATACGCATTCCCCTGTGCAATCAACCAGTACACACCAGGATCAGCAACAGCCTGTGAACAGTAGCTGCCACCTACTGAGCAATCAAAATCAAG